CTGATGTCAATTTAGGCGATATTGTAAAGTACATGAGGCTGCTGGGGTTCGATGTATATTTCGAGTCAGCCTTATCAGATAAGGAAATAATTGAAATTTCAAAAGGCGAAAACAGGATAATACTAACAAAAAGCAAAAAGCTCCTTAAGTTCAGGGATGTAAGCCATGGTATTTTTATTCGCCCAGGGACAACCGCAGAACAGGTCAAAAGAATTGTCGATCATCTGAACATAAAAGATCAGGTAAAGCCGTTTTCAAGATGCCTGCGTTGCAACAGCCTCATAGAACCGGTATCTAAAAAGGAGATTGTGGACAGAATTCCTCCCAGGACCAAAACATTTTGTGATGAATATTCTCAGTGCAAATCCTGTGATAAAATATACTGGGATGGGACGCATTTCATTAACTTGAAGAAGGTCATCGATCATATATTGGGCAACCTTGAACCTAAATAGATCAGATAGGGTATGACAAATGATGTGAAACATAAATCGATAATTCATCTGGATATGGATGCCTTCTATCCAGCAGTTGAGGTGCTTGATAACCCCAGCCTGAAGGGAAAGCCTGTCATCGTAGGCGGGACTATGGGCAGGGGCGTGGTCTCATCTGCTTCTTATGAAGCACGAAAATTTGGTGTCCATTCTGCCCAACCGATGGCTAAAGCCATGCGTCAATGCCGTCATGGAATCTTCTTGCCGGTTAGGATGTCAAGATATCAGGAAGTCTCCGGCCAGGTATTTGAAATCTTCTGTCGTTTCACACCACTGGTAGAACCTTTATCCATAGATGAAGCGTTTCTGGATGTTACAGGGTGCATTCGCCTTTTTGGTAATCCGGTAGACATCGCAAAAAATATTAAAGAGATGGTTCGAAAAGAGACCGGTTTGACAGTGTCGGCCGGTGTGGCGCCTTCCAAATTTGTTGCCAAAATTGCCTCAGATATGGATAAACCTGACGGGCTGACGGTTGTGCTCCCTGACAAGGTCAGGGAATTTTTAGATCCGCTTCCCATTGGTAAAATGTGGGGGGTAGGCAAAGTAACGAAAGAGGCGTTAGCTCAACTCAACATCCATACTTTCAGGGATCTAATCCGGATTCCGGTTGAGGTTTTGGAGAAAAAATTCGGCAAATACGGTTTGAAGATGCATGAACTGTCCATGGGGATAGATGAAAGGGACGTGGTGATACATCAAGAGGCAAAGTCGATTGGGCACGAAGAAACATTTTCTGAGGACATACTCAATATCGATTTGGCCAAAAAGGAACTTTTGGCTCTTGCAGGCAAAGTAGCCCGCCGGCTGCGTCGTGAGGGCGTTAAAGGTAAAACCATCACCTTAAAAGTGAAATATAGCAATTTTGTTCTGATAACCAGGTCTATGACGCTTAATAAATTCACAAATGATGGAGCTATAATATATACAACAGCCTGTGGGTTATTAGATAATACTGAAGCAGGGAAAAAACCTGTCAGGCTTCTGGGGATTTCTCTGTCTCAACTCAGCATTCGCGGTGCTGAAAAACAGCTTTCTCTTTTTAACGAGGATGTATCAAACAACAAAAGAAAAAAACTAAACATCACACTGGACTCGTTACAAGACAGATTCGGGGAAAACATTGTGCGTCCGGGCACACTAATTGATGAATAAGA
This sequence is a window from Candidatus Desulfatibia profunda. Protein-coding genes within it:
- the dinB gene encoding DNA polymerase IV yields the protein MTNDVKHKSIIHLDMDAFYPAVEVLDNPSLKGKPVIVGGTMGRGVVSSASYEARKFGVHSAQPMAKAMRQCRHGIFLPVRMSRYQEVSGQVFEIFCRFTPLVEPLSIDEAFLDVTGCIRLFGNPVDIAKNIKEMVRKETGLTVSAGVAPSKFVAKIASDMDKPDGLTVVLPDKVREFLDPLPIGKMWGVGKVTKEALAQLNIHTFRDLIRIPVEVLEKKFGKYGLKMHELSMGIDERDVVIHQEAKSIGHEETFSEDILNIDLAKKELLALAGKVARRLRREGVKGKTITLKVKYSNFVLITRSMTLNKFTNDGAIIYTTACGLLDNTEAGKKPVRLLGISLSQLSIRGAEKQLSLFNEDVSNNKRKKLNITLDSLQDRFGENIVRPGTLIDE
- a CDS encoding Mut7-C ubiquitin/RNAse domain-containing protein, whose protein sequence is MKRVPMPKATFRFYEELNDFLLKHIRKVDFEVEFKGKRSIKDMVEALGVPHTEIDLILANGKSVDFSYILQDGDRISVYPVFESLDIANITRLREVPLRKTRFIADVNLGDIVKYMRLLGFDVYFESALSDKEIIEISKGENRIILTKSKKLLKFRDVSHGIFIRPGTTAEQVKRIVDHLNIKDQVKPFSRCLRCNSLIEPVSKKEIVDRIPPRTKTFCDEYSQCKSCDKIYWDGTHFINLKKVIDHILGNLEPK